The following nucleotide sequence is from Terriglobales bacterium.
CAACTGCGCTCTCCCGTTTTGCCGCAGCCGGCGGCTATTGCGCCACCGGTCGTGACCAATGGCGTGCGAGATTTGGCCAAGCTAAACATTGCTCCGGTACCCGCCGCCGTGAATCCCGAGCCGAAACTTACTGTTTCTGCCAGTCATACTCTCGCGGGACTCAGCACGCCCGAACCAATCGCGCCGACTCCCGATTTGAAAACCGCCGCGAGCACGCAATTGAACAAGGCGACGCTAGGACCAGCGCAGCCGATCGCTCCGCCTCCTGACATCAAGACAGTAGCCAACGCGTCCGGAGTTGCAGGGAAAGTGCCGGGTGCGGCCGAGCCGCTTGCCCCTCCACCCGATCTGAGCGCCGCCGGAAGTGCTGTTTCAGCCTCGGGCATGTTGATCTCCATCAACTCGACTCCAGTGGCCGGAGCGCCGCGCTTGCCCGACGGCAACCGACGAGGAACTTTTGCTGGACACCCGGATGCTACCGAGAACTCTACGGGAGCACCAGCCAAACTCGCGGGTGGCGCTGGCCCTGGCGGCGACTCACCGACAGCGACGAAGGATGAACTAGGAATCGTCGCAGCGGCCGTGCCGCACGGCATTCTGAACGGCGCGCCGATCACTACTACTCAGGGATTGGCGAACTCGCTGAATTCCACATCTGGGAATACGCTCCTTGCCATGGCTCGCCCATCCAGAATCAGCCTGCCACCACCTCGCGTGGCAACCGTTGTGGATGAGCCGGATGCTCTGGACCAAAGCGTCTTCCGCGGACGCAAGTACTACACGATGGCACTGAACACGCCGAATCTGACCTCAGCGGGCGGAAGCTGGATCTTCCGGTTTGCCGAGCGTGGCATCAGTTCCAAGGCCGGTGAGGTCACGGCTCCAATTGTCGTTCGCGAAGTCGACCCAGCGTATCCGGCAGACTTGATCAAGGACAACGTTCAGGGAATGGTCATTCTTTATGCCGTGATCCGCGCCGACGGAACGGTTGCACAAGTCAAAGTGTTAGAGGGCTTTGACGATCGCCTGGACGAAAATGCACGCAAGGCGCTCAGCGCCTGGCATTTCGTTCCCGGCACCCGCGACGGCAGCCCGGTAGACCTCGAAGCAGTCGTACGAATTCCCTTCCGCTCCAAGCGCCCTTTCTGAGTTCCAATTAAGGAATCGAGCCGAAGCGCTTATACGCTCACCGCAGCAGCAGCAGGCTTTTCCAGCAGATCGTAGATTTCCTGGTTCACGCAAACCTCGTAGTACTTGCGAGAGGTCCAGTCAGTAACCGTCATCGATCGCGCGTCAACATGCGGAATTGTGCCCTCACGCACCACGATTTTGTGGAATGCTCCGGCGGCAACCGGAACCATGCCACTGAAGAGTCGCACGGGTTCGCCCGGCCAAACGGAGAGCAACTGAACCCGGTGTTCCTTCAGCGAGATCTCGTGCGACAGTTTCTCGAAGGCCGGTTTGCTGATCAGCACACCATTGATGTTGTAGCGCACTAGAAATTCATCGGGATTCTCGGTTAGGTCCCTGTCTTGGACCGTCTGCAGATTGAAAACGTTGAAGGGCATCTGCCTGTCAGCGAGAAACTTGCGCGCGCCCTTGCTGCACGACGAGAGACGGTCACTCTCATTCAGTGCTTTGGAAATCATGATGCGCTGTGCGCCGTAAATCAGATACATGGGCGCGGAGTCCTGATAGGAAATGCCGATCCCAAGTTCCAGCGCAGGTAACCCTTGTTTTCGCGACTGTTCGTTGTATGCGCTCACGATGCCGACCATTTCTTTCGCGAGAATGCAGGTGCGCGCGACCCCGAGTCCAGTTTCGCCCTCGCGCTCAAACAGAGCGAGGATGACCGCATCTCCTTCGATGAACACAGTCGAAGCGTCGTATTTCGGCAGCAGCTTGTTGATTGGCTCGTAGAAGTTCAGGCTGAAGTACGAGGCGGGATTGAGTCCACGCTCGTAGAGAGTGCGCGTCAGAGTCGTTGAGTCCCGAATGTCCGCCTTCAGTATCACGTGACGAACGACCTTTTCCTCGCCCTTCTTCTGCTCGTCAGACAATAGAAACTCATACAGCGTGTTGTTAATCGCTGAGAGTTCCTTCAGACGCTCCGTTGCGATCACATTCACGGCGTCCATGGCCGAGTTCAAGGCTTCGAAGCGCCGCAAGTCGCGGTGATAACGAATAAAGTCGCCGAAGAATCGCGCGGCCACTTTGGCGCGGTCGAGCCCCTTGCACGAGTCCACTTTCTTCACCGCGGTGTTCAAGTTAGCGGCAGATATCTTTCCGTGTTCCTCGAGCAAAGTTTCCACTCGGGTCCGCTCCGTCTTCGAGATCAGAGCATTTTTGAGTTGTTGCGGATTAATTGGAGGCGAGTACTGCGCCAGCAATGGCACAGCTTCGTACGATGCAATCACATGTTCGATAACGTTTTCCTTCTCCAGCAACTCCACCCAGGCTGTAAGCAGCGCCCGCTGCGCCTTTCCTTTGGGAAGAGTCTCTACGGGTGTTCCGCCGGCGAATAGTTCGTGGGCATTTTCTGGAACACTGAGCAGCGGATCTAAAGCGTCATCGTTCTCGATGCCGGAAAGCTGAAGAGATCGCAGGAAGTCGCAAGCGATCGACTGCATAGTCTCGAAACGATCGGGATCTCGTTCGTAGTTGCCCAGCATTACGTACTGTTCGGCATTCAAATAGTCGTCCCGCCCATCCTCTGTATAAAGCAGGCGATTAAGAAAGAGATCATAAGTTGCGTTCTCTGCGTCGCCGAAGTATGAGCGCCGCATCCGCGAAATCGATTCTTTCTCGATGTCGCGAATCGTGGCGAAGAGGTCCTGCCCTACCTTGCGTAACACAGCTTTCTTGTTTACCTGAAAGCGAGCGAAGCGTTCGCGGAGTTCCACCGCCTTCGACAGAAGAGCTTGACGGGGACCGTCGTAGGTCTTGAGCTTCGCGCGGCTACGCTCCAGTGCCTGCCCGAACTGAGCAGCCAATTCGTTGCGCTGAAATTTGATGATTGCGAGCCGGCCCAGCAGATCGATTGAGATGTTGTTTTCGCTCTTCGCCCGGTTGAGGGAAGCTACATGCAATTCGAGGAGCGCGCGCTTGAAGCCGATGGCATCGACGACTTTCTCTGGCGTCGACGCGGGAGGCAGCCGGACTCTCGACAGCGGACGCGAATCCGTCGGCAGGTCGTCTACCAAAGGCTCGATCTGCCCATGCCTGGTGATCAGCCGAAAGATATGGTTGCGCGTGCTCTCCATGAAACGAGTACTAAGCGCGACATCGTGGCGGATGTTGTCCACTCCGCGGACAAGGTTTTCAAGTTGGATAAAAGGCTGATACGACGAGAGCTGCGTCTGTTGCGCATGCTCAGAGAGAGATCCGCCGCGTTGTAGGAAGCCGAAGGCCATTTCGTTGCGCCCGGCTTCGGCAGATCAGGTTGCGCAGCGTGAACATTTCGCGGATACAAGTCGGGCGCCGCGAAATATAGCCTTCCGGGACTCACCAGCTAAGACAAGGAGTCTAACGCGTCAAATGGCGCTCAGCACTGGGTGTTCAACCTGAATAACCGGTTACTTTGGTACAGGAACGACAAGCAATAAGCGATAGGCAATAAGCAAATAGGCTAAAGCCTCAGTCGAATGAGATTTCGCCTATTGCCTATCGCCAATTGCGCCGCCTTTCCCCGCGACCGCGGGTTAATTCTTCGCGCTTCAACCAGCCTTGTATTCGGCTACTTCTTCGCCTGGCTTAAAGATGGGATGTTGCTGTTGAGCTGAATCCATCATCGACAGCTTCGCGTTGATTTCTTCCATGTCCTTACGTGCCCAACCTACGCTGTTTACTTGAATCCTGCCATCGCGATCCACGAGGTAGGCAGTAGGAACATTGGTCAGCTTATAGGCGTTAGAGACGATGTACTGCTTTGAATCATCGATCGCAACAGGAAAAGTTACTCCGTACTGCTTCATGAAGGCTTGTGTATCTCTGAGATCGTTCTGCGATATACCGACGAACGAGACCGCTTCGGGCTTGTGAAGCTGCGACATCCGCTCGAAGTACGGAAATGCGTATTGGCAGGTAGGACAGCTCACTTTGAAGAAAGCGAGCACAACTGGTCCACGCTTGGTTAACTCGGATAAGGTTACCGGCTTACCGGTTGTACTGGTCAGGGTGAACTCTTGAGCCTTCGCACCACTAGGAAGCGCCATCTGCTGGAAACTCCTTTGAACGATCGATCGAGCACCGTTCGATTGGATTCTATGAAAGCATGTTGAGCTTCCGAAAAATCTTGCGGGTAAGTCCCGTAAGTGGCAGTCGAGAGATTTCGGCCAGCGGAATCCATTGCCCCTCGGTACCGGCTTCGGGCTTTTTGCCGGCGAAGACGCTCACCTGCCAATCATTCGTGGTAATCGAGTGCCTTACGCTGAGCAAAGGTTCTCGCGATATTGCTCCGCGCGCCTCCGGCAACTCCCACATTCCCGGCATCAATCGCTCATTGGACCCGCGCCGATTCAAGCGGATGGCGTTGCCACGCCGGGCGAGAAGCACAGAAGACGACTTCCGCAATCGCTTCTGGGGAACCGACCTTCTCCGTTCTGAGCCCCGCGATGCGCAATGCATACGAACTGGACAACGGTCGCAAAGTGGAACGCCGGGGAGGCAAATCATCGCTCCAAGTTCCATCATCGCCTGATTACAGTCGCCGGCAGAATCGGGATCGAGCAGCTTCTGGGCAGTAGCCCAGAAGCGCTCGCCGCTGATTTTCTTCCGCAGCATTCGCGCGATCACGCGCTCGACATTGCCATCAACCACGGCAACGGCCTCTCCGAATGCAATGCTCGCGATAGCGTTTGCAGTGTAGCGACCGATCCCCGGCAACGTACGCAGCTCCGCTGCGGTCTCAGGAATGCGGCCAGCCCGATTCGTAGTCAGGAGCTGAGCGGCGCGATGCAACATGCGCGCTCGACGATAGTATCCGAGCCCGCTCCATGCCGCCAGCACGTCTGCCTCATCGGCCTTCGCAAGCTGCCGGATGGTTGGAAAACTCTCCAGAAATCTTTTGTAGTGTTCAAGAACCGCAGCCACCCGCGTTTGCTGCAGCATGATCTCCGAAATCCAAATGCGGTAAGGATCTTTGGTTTTGCGCCATGGCAATGGCCGCTGGTGCGTTCGATACCAGGCGAGCAGGTTGCGCCGAAAGCTGGGAAGCGAGGCGGGATTGTTGAGACTCATTACAGGTGGCATCTGGACGTTTGTGATTCTATATGCCATGGCCGCGTTTAACGCCTGTCATCCTGAGGCCCGACGTCGGCCGAAGGATCTCACGCGATGATTGCAACCCTATGCTGTGCCACGGCGTTTTGCCAAGATACCTCGTGAAAGAGCGCGACGCAGCGACGAGTACGACTCATTCCGGGAGATCCTTCGCCCAACCTCGGGGCTCAGGATGACAGTCTTTCATTTGCAGTTTTTGCAGTCCGCGAATCACGACGGGGCGCACGTAACCGTGTTATAGACCCAAACGACTGGAAGCCCGACTCGTTAAGAATCGATTTATGCTCGGTTTCAAAAGCATTCGTGATGCCAGAGCAAGTCGCGATTGAATCCGGTTGGAGGGTGCTGGATCGAATTCTGGTGGGCCATGAAGTAGATATCGAACCTAATAAGTATCGCCGGATCGTAGTTTGGATGGCCGATATTCCAGGAACGACAGAGATAACGTCCGTAATAAAGGCGATAGTCGGTGTTCTCGCTCAACGACAGGTTCATCAGATACTTTCGCCAGCGCTCATTCGGATACTGATCGGCGATGCTGGCGGGTTTTTCGTAGCTGACCGGACGATCAGGGTGAGTCACATTGATATGTCGTCCATCTTTCAGTTGGCCTTCGATGACGTACCAGCCATCGTAGGTGAGAGGATTGGGAGAGAACATATCCCAACGCTGATCGAGGTCGAGCGTCAATCCGATGGCGTCTTGCCACGGCTGGAACGGAACGCGCGTGATCGAAGACAAGTTCCATAGCAGCGTGTACACAACGAGCAGTGCGGCAAAAACGGTTACCGCCGGCGATGTCTTTAGGCTGACCGGACGCGAGCGTATCCAGTCCGTGTAGCGGCTAAGCTGATCCCGATTGCGCTCGATTCTCTCGTACCACTCTTTGCCTTTCCTCTCAAGGAAATTGCTGCGCAGCACAGGGGACAGCCACGAAAAGATTGGAGAGTACGAGACAAGCTGAGCAAACGCGCGCCACTTGTAATGACGCCTTCCCTCGCAATCGACAAGGATCCAGCTCTTCTGATCGCGCATTTCGAGCTCAGTAACCGGAAACTCTTGCGCGGCGATGAGTTCTAGTTTGGGAATAAGAAGGAACGTACGCACAATGCGGACCAGCTTTGAGCAGAACGAGCACTTACCATCGTAATAAATGCGCGCGCCGGAACCCGCGGAAGTTTCTCCGGTCAGCCAGGGCAAGCGACGGCGAATCCAATTTCTCTCCCAAAACCATGTTGGTATGAGCGGCAGTGCAGCCATACAAGCTATGTATGGAAAGTGTCCAAGACGTATCGAAAGACCGAGGCCGACATGCAAGGCAATGATCAGCAGAGCTCCCAGTAGTCGAGCGGGACCCGCAAGAAACGGCGTTAGCAACAGGAGAGGAATTGAGGCCTCGTGCACCAATGTTTCCCGTGTGAGCCACGGAAGCAACTTCGGAAAGTGCAAAAGAAAGCTTCCCAGCGGCGTCGACATTTGCTGGATACTCAGGGCGTAATAAACCGCGCTGAAATCTCTGCGCCACTCCGGAGCTGTCTTGAGAAGAACGGCGAAGGCGTACACAATGGCCACCTGCGCGATCAGCGCCAGGCCTGGAGTCGAGAAATAGGAGAATTTCGGCTTTGGCGGTTTCGGCTCCTCCGGGCGCAGCGCCGCGTCCACCGAATAGAACGCGCTTAGCGGTAAGAAGATGGCAATGAAGGCAAGCACGCGAAGATACACATCCCCGCCCTGAAGGATGACGGGATTACGCGTCTGTACAGAAACCACCATGAACCAGCTTGCGAAAGCCGCGAACCGCGTCCGCACACCGAAGATCAGCATTACAGCGAATGCCGCAGCAAGGAGAAACAGGATTACCTGGAACGCCAGCTGACCACTCATCAGGTGGATAGAAAAGCGCGGCGCTTGAGAAAACTTGTCGAGCAGCGCAGCTCTGGGCAGCACACCAAAGTCGGTATAGAAGACCGTTAAATCCGCAGCGCGCCACATGAGATCGCCCAGAAGCACGGCGCCCAGGGCGATGCGAAACAGAGCTAAGGAGCGAAGATCGAGGCTATAGGCCGCCTGAAGATGTGAAAGTACCTTCTTC
It contains:
- a CDS encoding TonB family protein, yielding MAVPGSGSQKSSFEPAATRELEVRLNWELPPWFPSLRNNVTSLFKREQPTPPLGFRPGIFWRDVFVDQQLNRKSMFRSYAGHVIFAGLIYVLSMPFYWNRIVKIETFHNDRITYINPEEDILVSEPTPPEIVQKRIAPVISRSSRAANASRGEPRRRVLEAMAIPKWSDNSTHTIVAPDAPKILASAPVPDIVLSSSVPQAPPVAAVASNTPKLVAPVFDTTPVAPPPDVTKASAQLRSPVLPQPAAIAPPVVTNGVRDLAKLNIAPVPAAVNPEPKLTVSASHTLAGLSTPEPIAPTPDLKTAASTQLNKATLGPAQPIAPPPDIKTVANASGVAGKVPGAAEPLAPPPDLSAAGSAVSASGMLISINSTPVAGAPRLPDGNRRGTFAGHPDATENSTGAPAKLAGGAGPGGDSPTATKDELGIVAAAVPHGILNGAPITTTQGLANSLNSTSGNTLLAMARPSRISLPPPRVATVVDEPDALDQSVFRGRKYYTMALNTPNLTSAGGSWIFRFAERGISSKAGEVTAPIVVREVDPAYPADLIKDNVQGMVILYAVIRADGTVAQVKVLEGFDDRLDENARKALSAWHFVPGTRDGSPVDLEAVVRIPFRSKRPF
- a CDS encoding TlpA disulfide reductase family protein; protein product: MALPSGAKAQEFTLTSTTGKPVTLSELTKRGPVVLAFFKVSCPTCQYAFPYFERMSQLHKPEAVSFVGISQNDLRDTQAFMKQYGVTFPVAIDDSKQYIVSNAYKLTNVPTAYLVDRDGRIQVNSVGWARKDMEEINAKLSMMDSAQQQHPIFKPGEEVAEYKAG
- a CDS encoding A/G-specific adenine glycosylase, encoding MAYRITNVQMPPVMSLNNPASLPSFRRNLLAWYRTHQRPLPWRKTKDPYRIWISEIMLQQTRVAAVLEHYKRFLESFPTIRQLAKADEADVLAAWSGLGYYRRARMLHRAAQLLTTNRAGRIPETAAELRTLPGIGRYTANAIASIAFGEAVAVVDGNVERVIARMLRKKISGERFWATAQKLLDPDSAGDCNQAMMELGAMICLPGVPLCDRCPVRMHCASRGSERRRSVPQKRLRKSSSVLLARRGNAIRLNRRGSNERLMPGMWELPEARGAISREPLLSVRHSITTNDWQVSVFAGKKPEAGTEGQWIPLAEISRLPLTGLTRKIFRKLNMLS
- a CDS encoding HTTM domain-containing protein, giving the protein MTVLDRPVSYSLYGTAPATVPRASWWKKVLSHLQAAYSLDLRSLALFRIALGAVLLGDLMWRAADLTVFYTDFGVLPRAALLDKFSQAPRFSIHLMSGQLAFQVILFLLAAAFAVMLIFGVRTRFAAFASWFMVVSVQTRNPVILQGGDVYLRVLAFIAIFLPLSAFYSVDAALRPEEPKPPKPKFSYFSTPGLALIAQVAIVYAFAVLLKTAPEWRRDFSAVYYALSIQQMSTPLGSFLLHFPKLLPWLTRETLVHEASIPLLLLTPFLAGPARLLGALLIIALHVGLGLSIRLGHFPYIACMAALPLIPTWFWERNWIRRRLPWLTGETSAGSGARIYYDGKCSFCSKLVRIVRTFLLIPKLELIAAQEFPVTELEMRDQKSWILVDCEGRRHYKWRAFAQLVSYSPIFSWLSPVLRSNFLERKGKEWYERIERNRDQLSRYTDWIRSRPVSLKTSPAVTVFAALLVVYTLLWNLSSITRVPFQPWQDAIGLTLDLDQRWDMFSPNPLTYDGWYVIEGQLKDGRHINVTHPDRPVSYEKPASIADQYPNERWRKYLMNLSLSENTDYRLYYGRYLCRSWNIGHPNYDPAILIRFDIYFMAHQNSIQHPPTGFNRDLLWHHECF